In a genomic window of Mycolicibacillus parakoreensis:
- a CDS encoding DUF6636 domain-containing protein, translating to MLAALAVVVAGGCLGEPMAVADDENFQSPDGNIACYAIEKYVQCDITERDWSAPRPADCATPNGYGAGIVMSSGGEPELVCGGGIFGNPARADTLGYGQTYSMSNYHCDSSEAGITCVNVIGHGFMIGRAAYRLF from the coding sequence GTGCTCGCCGCGCTGGCCGTCGTCGTGGCCGGTGGGTGTCTCGGAGAACCGATGGCCGTCGCCGATGACGAGAATTTCCAGTCACCCGACGGAAACATCGCCTGCTACGCCATCGAGAAATACGTGCAGTGCGACATCACGGAACGAGACTGGTCGGCGCCCCGGCCCGCGGACTGTGCGACCCCGAACGGATACGGGGCGGGGATCGTCATGAGCAGTGGCGGCGAGCCGGAGTTGGTGTGCGGCGGCGGCATCTTCGGCAATCCTGCCCGCGCCGACACGCTTGGCTACGGGCAGACGTATTCGATGTCCAACTACCACTGCGACAGCAGCGAGGCCGGCATAACATGCGTTAACGTCATCGGCCACGGATTCATGATCGGGCGTGCGGCCTACCGGCTGTTCTGA
- the gdhA gene encoding NADP-specific glutamate dehydrogenase yields the protein MTALDQKLHDIYDEVLHRNPGETEFHQAVYEVLSSLKPVVAKHPHYVDAAVIHRMCEPERQIIFRVPWLDDAGTVQINRGFRVEFNSALGPYKGGLRFHPSVYLGIVKFLGFEQIFKNSLTGLPIGGGKGGSDFDPKGRSANEIMRFCQSFMTELYRHIGEYTDVPAGDIGVGGREIGFLFGQYKRITNRYESGVLTGKGLTWGGSQVRTEATGYGAVFFVDEILKTSGDAFDGKRVVVSGSGNVAIYAIEKIHQLGGVVVACSDSSGYVVDDKGIDLELLKEVKEDRRERLQAYIDGRGGAADFVPGRLTWDVPCDIAVPSATQNELNGEDAARLIKNGAKIVAEGANMPCTPEAVKLFTEAGVKFAPGKAANAGGVATSALEMQQNASRDSWTFGYTEQRLAAIMHGIHQRCLDTADEYGAPGNYMVGANITGFIQVADAMLAQGLI from the coding sequence ATGACCGCGCTGGATCAGAAGCTGCACGACATCTACGACGAGGTGCTGCACCGCAATCCCGGCGAGACCGAGTTCCACCAGGCCGTCTACGAGGTGCTGAGCAGCCTGAAACCGGTGGTGGCCAAACACCCGCACTACGTCGACGCCGCGGTCATCCACCGCATGTGCGAGCCGGAACGCCAGATCATCTTCCGGGTGCCGTGGCTCGACGACGCCGGCACCGTGCAGATCAACCGGGGCTTCCGGGTGGAGTTCAACTCCGCGCTCGGCCCGTACAAGGGCGGGCTGCGGTTCCACCCGTCGGTCTACCTGGGCATCGTCAAGTTCCTCGGGTTCGAGCAGATCTTCAAAAACTCGCTGACCGGGCTGCCGATCGGCGGCGGCAAGGGCGGCTCGGACTTCGACCCCAAGGGCCGCAGCGCCAACGAGATCATGCGGTTCTGCCAGTCGTTCATGACCGAGCTGTACCGCCACATCGGCGAGTACACCGACGTGCCGGCCGGCGACATCGGGGTGGGCGGTCGTGAGATCGGTTTCCTGTTCGGCCAGTACAAGCGGATCACCAACCGCTACGAGTCCGGTGTGCTCACCGGTAAGGGCCTGACCTGGGGCGGTTCGCAGGTGCGCACCGAGGCCACCGGCTACGGCGCGGTGTTCTTCGTCGACGAGATCCTCAAGACCTCCGGCGACGCCTTCGACGGCAAACGCGTCGTGGTGTCGGGGTCGGGCAACGTGGCGATCTACGCGATCGAGAAGATCCACCAGCTCGGCGGTGTCGTGGTGGCCTGCTCGGACTCCTCGGGCTACGTCGTCGACGACAAGGGCATCGACCTGGAGCTGCTCAAGGAGGTCAAGGAGGACCGCCGCGAGCGTCTGCAGGCCTACATCGACGGCCGCGGTGGGGCGGCCGACTTCGTGCCCGGCCGGCTCACCTGGGATGTGCCCTGCGACATCGCGGTGCCCTCGGCCACCCAGAACGAGCTCAACGGCGAGGACGCCGCCCGGCTGATCAAAAACGGCGCCAAGATCGTCGCCGAGGGCGCCAACATGCCCTGCACCCCGGAGGCGGTGAAGCTGTTCACCGAGGCGGGAGTGAAGTTCGCCCCCGGCAAGGCCGCCAACGCCGGCGGGGTGGCCACCAGCGCGTTGGAGATGCAGCAGAACGCCTCCCGGGACTCCTGGACGTTCGGCTACACCGAGCAGCGGCTGGCCGCGATCATGCACGGCATCCACCAGCGCTGCCTGGACACCGCCGACGAGTACGGCGCACCGGGCAACTACATGGTCGGCGCCAACATCACCGGGTTCATCCAGGTCGCCGACGCGATGCTCGCCCAGGGCCTGATCTAG
- a CDS encoding GNAT family N-acetyltransferase, which produces MVTLTAQLADLAAMDVFAGCPSAELGQLAAGLQPLRAGAGELLMKQGEQPRSFLLISSGVAEVLHTDDDEVVVVDTVSAGMIVGEIALLRDSPRTATVITTEPLTGWIGDGAAMERLVHLPTVFDRLVRTMRQRLAALVTPIPIRVRDGTELWLRPVLPGDSERTLHGHIEFSTETLYRRFMTAQVPSPSLMAYLAEVDYVDHFVWVMTDPADDDAPVADARFVRDRTDPELAEIAFTVADAYQGRGIGTVLFDALVIAAELAAVRRFFGRMLSDNLAMRTIMERHGARWSRDEDCGVVTTVIAVPEAADLPFAPALRTAIKDVARQVIRAAG; this is translated from the coding sequence GTGGTCACACTGACCGCGCAGCTGGCCGATCTCGCCGCGATGGACGTCTTCGCCGGCTGCCCGAGCGCCGAGCTCGGGCAGCTGGCCGCCGGGCTGCAACCGTTGCGGGCCGGCGCCGGGGAACTGTTGATGAAGCAGGGCGAGCAGCCGCGGTCGTTTCTGCTGATCTCCTCCGGGGTGGCCGAGGTGCTGCACACCGACGACGACGAGGTCGTGGTCGTCGACACGGTCTCGGCGGGCATGATCGTCGGGGAGATCGCGCTGCTGCGCGACTCGCCGCGCACCGCGACGGTGATCACCACCGAACCGTTGACCGGCTGGATCGGTGACGGCGCGGCGATGGAACGCCTGGTGCACCTGCCGACGGTGTTCGACCGGCTGGTGCGCACCATGCGCCAGCGGCTGGCCGCGCTGGTCACCCCCATCCCGATCCGGGTGCGCGACGGCACCGAGCTGTGGCTGCGCCCGGTGCTGCCCGGCGACAGCGAACGCACCCTGCACGGCCACATCGAGTTCTCCACCGAGACGCTCTACCGGCGGTTCATGACCGCCCAGGTGCCCAGCCCGTCGCTGATGGCCTACCTCGCCGAGGTCGACTACGTCGACCACTTCGTGTGGGTGATGACCGACCCCGCCGACGACGACGCCCCGGTCGCCGACGCCCGGTTCGTCCGCGACCGCACCGATCCGGAGCTCGCCGAGATCGCGTTCACCGTCGCCGACGCCTACCAGGGCCGCGGGATCGGCACCGTGCTCTTCGACGCGCTGGTGATCGCCGCCGAGCTCGCCGCGGTACGGCGCTTTTTCGGCCGGATGCTCTCGGACAACCTGGCCATGCGCACGATCATGGAACGACACGGCGCCCGCTGGTCCCGCGACGAGGACTGCGGGGTGGTCACCACCGTGATCGCCGTGCCCGAGGCCGCCGACCTGCCGTTCGCGCCCGCGCTGCGCACCGCGATCAAAGACGTCGCCCGCCAGGTGATCCGGGCGGCGGGATGA
- a CDS encoding DUF5642 family protein — protein MRAAVGVCALALTAMPSAGCAPPPAPDAPQPSRAAVLSADRIKRVAGLLPAGYEHGDAAAKTSPARIWGLGPEASTEPPRCAALIDPPAANTATATGVSGSGPGGIVYAVAVAAPAIDPALPGECAAFTVTFARTRIAVRTIDAPPVAGARTVGLAGEGRTLVEGGGQIDTRAQTYLADVEGYRVITAAVIDPGSAAPPLPAGFAADLLVAAVAELRGEPGAVG, from the coding sequence ATGAGGGCCGCGGTCGGGGTGTGCGCACTGGCCCTGACCGCGATGCCGTCCGCCGGGTGCGCGCCGCCGCCGGCGCCGGACGCCCCGCAGCCGAGCCGGGCGGCGGTGCTCAGCGCCGACCGGATCAAACGGGTCGCGGGCCTGCTGCCCGCCGGCTACGAGCACGGCGACGCCGCCGCCAAGACCTCCCCCGCCCGGATCTGGGGCCTGGGCCCCGAGGCGAGCACCGAGCCCCCACGGTGCGCGGCGCTCATCGACCCGCCCGCCGCGAACACCGCCACCGCCACCGGGGTGTCGGGCTCGGGGCCCGGCGGCATCGTCTACGCCGTCGCCGTCGCCGCCCCGGCGATCGACCCGGCGCTGCCGGGCGAGTGTGCGGCGTTCACCGTGACGTTCGCGCGCACCCGCATCGCGGTGCGCACGATCGACGCGCCGCCGGTGGCGGGGGCGCGCACCGTCGGGCTGGCCGGCGAGGGGCGCACCCTGGTCGAGGGCGGCGGGCAGATCGACACCCGCGCGCAGACCTACCTCGCCGACGTCGAGGGCTACCGGGTGATCACCGCCGCGGTGATCGACCCCGGCTCGGCCGCGCCGCCGCTGCCGGCGGGCTTCGCCGCCGACCTGCTGGTCGCCGCGGTCGCCGAATTGCGCGGCGAACCCGGTGCGGTTGGGTAG
- a CDS encoding DUF5642 family protein, protein MLKRSGVWVMIAACWLTACSWRGESELTSADIAKIVDLKGDFGPGYEVKDIAKTGIDPKLLAERKLPEGLNFEPSACEEFAVGQKVPEGVEGNMAAVTAEGQGNRFIVIALETSEAVPFAEPSHGCKKVGFAGKGLRGVIEAVDAPHITGTKTLGVHRILQASMRGKTRTGELYDYSAHFGTYQVIVTANPLVIPNQPVADVDIDRAKELLTHAVAAITG, encoded by the coding sequence ATGCTGAAGCGGTCGGGGGTGTGGGTGATGATCGCCGCGTGCTGGCTGACGGCCTGCTCGTGGCGCGGCGAGTCGGAGCTGACCAGTGCCGACATCGCCAAGATCGTCGATCTCAAAGGCGATTTCGGCCCCGGCTACGAGGTCAAGGACATCGCCAAGACCGGCATCGACCCCAAGCTGCTCGCCGAACGCAAGCTGCCCGAGGGGCTGAACTTCGAACCGTCGGCCTGCGAGGAGTTCGCCGTCGGGCAGAAGGTCCCCGAGGGGGTGGAGGGCAACATGGCCGCGGTGACCGCCGAGGGGCAGGGCAACCGGTTCATCGTGATCGCGTTGGAGACCTCCGAGGCGGTGCCGTTCGCCGAACCCAGCCACGGATGCAAGAAGGTCGGGTTCGCCGGCAAGGGGCTGCGCGGGGTGATCGAGGCCGTCGACGCCCCGCACATCACCGGCACCAAAACCCTCGGCGTGCACCGGATCCTGCAGGCCTCGATGCGGGGCAAGACCCGCACCGGGGAGCTCTACGACTACTCGGCGCACTTCGGCACCTACCAGGTGATCGTCACCGCCAACCCGCTGGTGATCCCCAACCAGCCGGTCGCCGACGTCGACATCGACCGGGCCAAGGAGTTGCTCACCCACGCGGTCGCCGCGATCACCGGCTGA
- a CDS encoding alpha-ketoglutarate-dependent dioxygenase AlkB, producing the protein MAVAVQGSLFEHHERRRLGAGAWLDVRAGWTGHADVLLAALPEAVPWRAERRRMYDRMLDVPRLVAFYDLAVEAPPHPLVARLRRRLNDIYAGELGEPFTTAGLCLYRDGTDSVAWHGDTLGRGRREDTMVAVVSLGATRTFALRPRGGGAALRLPQHHGDLLVMGGSCQRTFEHAIPKTSAPAGPRISIQFRPAGVR; encoded by the coding sequence GTGGCGGTAGCGGTGCAGGGCTCGCTGTTCGAGCACCACGAACGCCGGCGGCTCGGCGCCGGCGCCTGGCTCGACGTGCGGGCCGGCTGGACCGGCCACGCCGACGTGCTGTTGGCCGCGCTGCCGGAGGCGGTGCCCTGGCGCGCCGAACGGCGCCGGATGTATGACCGGATGCTCGACGTGCCGCGGCTGGTGGCCTTCTACGACCTGGCCGTCGAGGCGCCGCCGCACCCCCTGGTGGCCCGGCTGCGCCGCCGGCTCAACGACATCTACGCCGGCGAACTCGGCGAACCGTTCACCACCGCGGGGCTGTGTCTGTACCGCGACGGCACCGACAGCGTCGCCTGGCACGGCGACACCCTCGGGCGGGGCCGGCGCGAGGACACCATGGTCGCCGTCGTCAGCCTCGGGGCCACCCGGACGTTCGCGCTGCGCCCGCGCGGCGGGGGCGCGGCCCTGCGGCTGCCGCAGCACCACGGCGACCTGCTGGTGATGGGCGGATCCTGCCAGCGCACCTTCGAGCACGCGATCCCGAAGACCAGCGCGCCGGCCGGCCCGCGCATCAGCATCCAGTTCCGCCCGGCCGGGGTGCGGTGA
- a CDS encoding dolichyl-phosphate-mannose--protein mannosyltransferase codes for MSVPTLADAPEPAAAQRPVISPAPLLPVADFGPLDTARGWAVTAVITAVAALTRFLNLGSPTDAGTPIFDEKHYAPQAWQMLGNHGVADNPGYGLVVHPPVGKQLIALGEALFGYTGLGWRFTGALLGVVMVAIVVRTVRRISRSTLVGAVAGLLLIGESVSFVSARTALLDGFLTFFVVAAFAALVVDRDDVRRRLHRAAVEGRIAETRWGPRLGVRWWRFGAGVLLGLACATKWSGLFFVVFFAVLSLGFDVAARRAYRVPRPWLGVVRRDAGPTGYALGLIPVAVYLGSYAPWFASEVAISRHEEGRSIGVHGPIGVPDALRSLWHYTYQAYKFHSGLTNAAGNHHPWESKPWSWPMSIRPVLYAIDQRDVPGCGAQSCVKAVMLVGTPAMWWLAVPVLAYAAWRMLVRRDWRYAAVLVGYGAGFLPWFVDVDRQMYFFYAAVMAPFLVMAIALICGDILHRPRRSREAQTLAHLVVCCYVAVVLTNFAWLYPVLTGTPIAPSTWNMEIWLPSWR; via the coding sequence ATGAGCGTCCCGACGCTCGCCGACGCGCCCGAGCCCGCCGCCGCGCAGCGCCCGGTGATCAGCCCCGCCCCGCTGCTGCCGGTCGCCGACTTCGGCCCGCTGGACACCGCGCGCGGCTGGGCGGTCACGGCGGTGATCACCGCGGTGGCCGCGCTGACCCGGTTTCTCAACCTGGGCTCGCCGACCGACGCCGGCACCCCGATCTTCGACGAGAAGCACTACGCGCCGCAGGCCTGGCAGATGCTCGGCAACCACGGTGTGGCCGACAACCCCGGCTACGGGCTGGTGGTCCATCCCCCGGTCGGCAAACAGCTGATCGCGCTCGGCGAGGCGCTGTTCGGCTACACCGGGCTGGGCTGGCGGTTCACCGGCGCGCTGCTCGGGGTGGTGATGGTGGCGATCGTGGTGCGCACCGTGCGGCGGATCAGCCGCTCCACCCTGGTCGGCGCGGTCGCCGGGTTGCTGCTCATCGGCGAGTCGGTGAGCTTCGTGTCGGCGCGCACCGCGCTGCTCGACGGGTTCCTCACGTTCTTCGTGGTGGCCGCGTTCGCCGCCCTGGTCGTCGACCGCGACGACGTGCGCCGCCGGCTGCACCGCGCCGCGGTCGAGGGCCGCATCGCCGAAACCCGCTGGGGTCCGCGCCTGGGGGTGCGCTGGTGGCGGTTCGGCGCGGGGGTGTTGCTGGGCCTGGCCTGCGCCACCAAGTGGTCGGGGCTGTTTTTCGTGGTGTTCTTCGCGGTGCTGTCGCTGGGGTTCGACGTCGCCGCCCGCCGCGCCTACCGGGTGCCGCGCCCCTGGCTGGGGGTGGTCCGCCGCGACGCCGGGCCCACCGGGTACGCGCTGGGCCTGATCCCGGTCGCGGTCTATCTGGGCTCCTACGCGCCGTGGTTCGCCTCCGAGGTCGCGATCAGCCGCCACGAGGAGGGCCGCAGCATCGGGGTGCACGGCCCGATCGGGGTGCCCGACGCGCTGCGGTCGCTGTGGCACTACACCTACCAGGCCTACAAGTTCCACTCCGGGCTGACCAACGCGGCCGGCAACCACCACCCGTGGGAGTCCAAGCCGTGGAGCTGGCCGATGTCGATCCGCCCGGTGCTCTACGCCATCGACCAGCGCGATGTGCCCGGCTGCGGCGCCCAGTCCTGCGTCAAGGCGGTGATGCTGGTGGGCACCCCGGCGATGTGGTGGCTGGCGGTGCCGGTGCTCGCCTACGCGGCGTGGCGGATGCTGGTGCGCCGCGACTGGCGCTACGCGGCGGTGCTGGTCGGCTACGGCGCCGGCTTCCTGCCCTGGTTCGTCGACGTCGACCGGCAGATGTACTTCTTCTACGCGGCGGTGATGGCGCCGTTTTTGGTGATGGCGATCGCGTTGATCTGCGGCGACATCCTGCACCGGCCCCGACGCAGCCGTGAGGCGCAGACGTTGGCCCACCTGGTGGTGTGCTGCTACGTCGCGGTGGTGTTGACCAATTTCGCCTGGCTGTATCCGGTGTTGACCGGGACCCCGATCGCCCCGAGCACCTGGAACATGGAGATCTGGCTGCCGAGCTGGCGCTGA
- the rsmI gene encoding 16S rRNA (cytidine(1402)-2'-O)-methyltransferase — protein sequence MTGGRLLLAATPLGCADDASPRLVAALAGAQVVAAEDTRRVRTLAAALDVTITGRLISLFDANEAARVPMLVEAITGGATVLVVSDAGMPLISDPGYRLVTACVAAGLAVSCLPGPSAVTAALAVAGLPAARFCFEGFAPRKPAARRAWLGALAAEQRTVVFFESPRRLAACLRDAVTELGADRAAVVCRELTKTHEEIRRGPLGELADWATGGVLGEITVVLAGAVARTDPGALVGAVTALTADGMGLKQACAQVADAHRGAVSRRELYDAVLRAR from the coding sequence ATGACCGGTGGACGACTGCTGCTGGCGGCCACCCCGCTGGGGTGCGCCGACGACGCCTCGCCGCGGCTGGTCGCCGCACTCGCCGGGGCGCAGGTGGTCGCCGCCGAGGACACCCGCCGGGTGCGCACCCTGGCCGCGGCGTTGGACGTCACCATCACCGGGCGGCTGATCAGCCTGTTCGACGCCAACGAGGCCGCCCGGGTGCCGATGCTGGTCGAGGCGATCACCGGCGGGGCGACGGTGCTCGTGGTCAGCGACGCGGGGATGCCGCTGATCTCCGACCCCGGCTACCGGCTGGTGACCGCCTGCGTGGCGGCGGGGCTGGCGGTGAGCTGTTTGCCGGGCCCGTCGGCGGTCACCGCGGCGCTGGCGGTCGCCGGGCTTCCCGCGGCGCGGTTCTGTTTCGAGGGGTTCGCGCCGCGCAAACCCGCCGCCCGCCGCGCCTGGCTGGGCGCCCTGGCCGCCGAGCAGCGCACCGTGGTGTTCTTCGAGTCGCCGCGGCGGCTGGCGGCCTGCCTGCGCGATGCGGTCACCGAACTGGGGGCCGACCGCGCGGCGGTGGTGTGTCGGGAGCTGACCAAGACCCACGAGGAGATCCGCCGCGGCCCGCTGGGCGAGCTGGCCGACTGGGCGACCGGCGGGGTGCTCGGGGAGATCACCGTGGTGCTGGCCGGGGCGGTGGCGCGCACCGATCCGGGCGCACTGGTGGGGGCGGTCACCGCGCTCACCGCCGACGGGATGGGGCTCAAGCAGGCGTGCGCGCAGGTGGCGGATGCCCACCGCGGCGCGGTGTCGCGGCGCGAGCTCTACGACGCGGTGCTGCGCGCCCGCTAA